One window of the Candidatus Palauibacter australiensis genome contains the following:
- the rplJ gene encoding 50S ribosomal protein L10, with protein sequence MRLEEKQRVTQELTAQIEESGTIYLTDFTGLNVKAITDFRTRLRDEGLSYRVVKNTLMKRALEDLDLPDLSAHLEGPTGLILSDADPVTPARVLKEFAKANEDRPVVKVGVINRVETSPEEVRRIADLPSREVLLGSIAGGLTASVGGIAGALNALFRDIADMIEQVGRKNQSA encoded by the coding sequence ATGAGACTCGAAGAAAAGCAGCGCGTCACGCAGGAACTCACTGCGCAGATCGAAGAGAGCGGGACGATCTACCTGACCGACTTCACGGGGCTGAACGTGAAGGCGATCACGGATTTCCGAACGCGGCTCCGAGACGAGGGCCTGAGCTACCGGGTCGTGAAGAACACCCTCATGAAGCGGGCGCTCGAGGATCTGGATCTCCCGGATCTGAGCGCCCATCTCGAGGGTCCGACAGGGCTCATCCTCAGCGACGCCGACCCCGTCACGCCGGCCAGAGTGCTGAAGGAATTCGCGAAAGCGAACGAGGACCGGCCGGTGGTGAAGGTCGGCGTCATCAATCGGGTGGAAACGTCGCCGGAAGAAGTGAGGCGCATCGCCGATCTTCCGTCGCGCGAGGTTCTGCTCGGCAGCATCGCGGGCGGGCTCACGGCGAGCGTCGGCGGCATCGCCGGCGCTCTGAATGCGCTCTTCCGCGACATCGCAGACATGATCGAACAGGTCGGAAGGAAGAACCAGTCCGCCTGA
- the rplL gene encoding 50S ribosomal protein L7/L12: MSKIDDLLQQIGSLTVLEAAELKDKMEETFGVSASAPVAVAAAPGGGGDAAEEEQTEFDVVLTAVGSKKIQVIKVVREVTSLGLKEAKAVVDNAPGPVKEGVSKEEAEEIKAKLEEQGATADLK, translated from the coding sequence ATGTCCAAAATCGACGATCTTCTGCAGCAGATCGGCTCGCTGACGGTGCTTGAAGCCGCCGAGTTGAAAGACAAAATGGAGGAAACCTTCGGCGTGTCGGCCTCCGCGCCGGTCGCCGTCGCCGCCGCTCCCGGTGGCGGAGGGGACGCCGCCGAGGAGGAGCAGACGGAGTTCGATGTCGTCCTCACGGCGGTCGGCAGCAAGAAGATCCAGGTGATCAAGGTCGTACGAGAGGTGACGAGCCTGGGTCTCAAGGAGGCGAAGGCCGTCGTCGACAACGCCCCCGGGCCCGTGAAGGAAGGCGTGTCCAAGGAGGAGGCGGAGGAGATCAAGGCCAAGCTCGAAGAGCAGGGCGCCACAGCGGATCTCAAGTAG